The Budorcas taxicolor isolate Tak-1 chromosome 2, Takin1.1, whole genome shotgun sequence genome window below encodes:
- the UBFD1 gene encoding ubiquitin domain-containing protein UBFD1 has product MAAAGAPDGMEEPGMDTEAETVATEAPARSLNCVEAEVAAGAAAEDSCAARGSLQPAPAQPPGDPAAQASVSNGEDAGGGAGRELVDLKIIWNKTKHDVKFPLDSTGSELKQKIHSITGLPPAMQKVMYKGLVPEDKTLREIKVTSGAKIMVVGSTINDVLAVNTPKDAAQQDAKAEENKKEPLCRQKQHRKVLDKGKPEDVMPSVKGAQERLPAVPLSGMYNKSGGKVRLTFKLEQDQLWIGTKERTEKLPMGSIKNVVSEPIEGHEDYHMMAFQLGPTEASYYWVYWVPTQYVDAIKDTVLGKWQYF; this is encoded by the exons ATGGCGGCGGCCGGAGCCCCGGATG gcatggaggagcctggcatggacACGGAGGCCGAGACCGTGGCGACCGAGGCGCCCGCGCGGTCCCTCAACTGCGTGGAGGCCGAAGtcgcggcgggggcggcggccgagGACTCCTGCGCAGCGCGAGGCAGCCTTCAGCCGGCCCCGGCCCAGCCCCCTGGGGACCCCGCGGCCCAGGCCTCGGTCAGCAACGGCGAGGACGCTGGCGGCGGCGCGGGCAGGGAGCTGGTGGACCTGAAGATCATCTGGAACAAGACTAAACACGACGTCAAGTTTCCCCTGGACAGCACGGGCTCCGAGCTGAAACAGAAGATTCACTCGATTACAG GTCTCCCGCCTGCCATGCAGAAAGTCATGTATAAGGGACTTGTCCCTGAGGATAAGACATTGAGAGAAATAAAAGTGACCAGCGGGGCCAAGATCATGGTGGTTGGCTCCACGATAAATGATGTTTTAGCAGTAAACACACCCAAAGATGCTGCCCAGCAGGACGCCAAGGCCGAAGAGAACAAGAAGGAGCCCCTCTGCAGGCAGAAA CAACACAGAAAAGTGTTGGATAAAGGAAAACCTGAAGACGTGATGCCATCTGTTAAGGGTGCTCAG GAGCGCCTGCCAGCTGTACCATTATCTGGCATGTACAACAAGTCTGGAGGAAAAGTGAGGCTTACCTTTAAGCTAGAACAAGACCAGCTGTGGATCGGCACTAAAG AGCGGACTGAGAAACTGCCCATGGGTTCCATTAAAAACGTGGTCAGCGAGCCCATCGAAGGGCACGAGGACTATCACATGATG GCGTTTCAGTTGGGCCCCACGGAAGCCTCTTACTACTGGGTGTACTGGGTTCCAACTCAATATGTGGATGCAATCAAAGACACTGTGCTGGGGAAATGGCAGTATTTTTGA